The Paenibacillus sp. MBLB1832 genome has a window encoding:
- a CDS encoding TrmH family RNA methyltransferase, producing MTNFIEIMSVQNARVKDWAQLLERRGREKQGKYIIEGYHLIEEALKAGAGVEVILFLLEKGYPTALASLAGEAVEWVGVSAAVLAKCSDAQTPQGVVAIVARPQLGVDELLASEYDLAVVLDGVQDPGNLGTIIRSADAVGAKAVVLGRGTVDLYNPKTIRSTMGSMYHLPIVEADLVELLPRARERGVRLVTTSLQAQGSCYDTDLRQPTWLIFGNEAKGVSAEVAALSDVQVIIPMQGKAESLNVAMAATVLLFEAARQRRV from the coding sequence ATGACGAACTTTATTGAAATTATGTCGGTGCAAAATGCCAGAGTGAAGGACTGGGCTCAGCTCTTGGAGCGTCGAGGCAGAGAGAAGCAAGGCAAGTATATCATTGAAGGTTATCACTTGATTGAGGAAGCGTTGAAAGCGGGAGCTGGGGTGGAGGTCATCCTTTTTTTGCTGGAAAAAGGATACCCAACCGCGCTCGCTTCCCTCGCTGGGGAAGCGGTTGAATGGGTCGGCGTCAGCGCGGCCGTACTGGCCAAATGCTCGGATGCGCAGACCCCGCAGGGCGTGGTCGCGATTGTGGCGCGGCCGCAGCTGGGCGTGGACGAGCTGCTGGCGAGCGAGTATGATCTTGCCGTGGTTCTGGACGGCGTTCAGGACCCAGGCAACCTCGGCACGATCATCCGCAGCGCGGATGCCGTCGGGGCCAAGGCTGTTGTGTTAGGTCGCGGCACCGTCGACCTGTACAATCCCAAGACGATCCGATCGACGATGGGATCGATGTATCATCTGCCGATCGTGGAGGCGGATCTGGTCGAGTTATTGCCGCGTGCGCGGGAGCGCGGCGTGCGGCTTGTGACCACGAGCCTGCAGGCTCAGGGCTCGTGCTACGACACGGATCTGCGGCAGCCGACGTGGCTCATTTTCGGCAACGAGGCCAAGGGCGTGTCGGCGGAGGTTGCGGCGTTGTCGGACGTGCAGGTCATTATTCCGATGCAGGGCAAGGCGGAATCGCTGAACGTTGCCATGGCGGCGACAGTTTTGTTGTTTGAGGCGGCTCGGCAGCGGAGGGTGTAA
- a CDS encoding helix-turn-helix domain-containing protein — MNIIGENVKRIRKIHNLNQVEFASLIGVSQGSLSDIESGKNKPSVDTIVSLHTNFGCSLEWLLTGKTDQLNVDMEKERAHNNTEISPFENKLLSALRILDTNNQMEILEIINLKLRK; from the coding sequence ATGAACATTATAGGGGAAAACGTAAAACGAATAAGAAAGATACATAATCTTAATCAGGTTGAATTCGCAAGTTTGATTGGAGTTTCTCAAGGTAGTCTTAGCGATATTGAGTCAGGAAAGAATAAACCATCTGTAGATACTATTGTATCCCTTCACACAAATTTTGGATGTTCATTAGAGTGGTTGCTAACTGGAAAGACTGATCAACTGAATGTTGATATGGAGAAAGAAAGGGCTCATAACAATACAGAAATAAGTCCTTTTGAAAATAAACTATTGAGCGCTTTAAGAATACTTGATACAAATAATCAAATGGAAATATTAGAAATTATAAATTTAAAACTAAGAAAATAA
- a CDS encoding MarR family winged helix-turn-helix transcriptional regulator: MLKILMEFVGTLHVNMRNIQEQIGHRADLAKLTVNQIQYVEAIHELGEPTISQIAQKLGITKASVTTSMNKLVNLGYAIKQQSSSDKRVYYIQLTEEAKKLISTKHQALVHYAEFIRAALTPEEAKQFEEILHKLVYVFKQV; this comes from the coding sequence ATGCTCAAGATATTAATGGAGTTTGTAGGTACCCTGCATGTGAATATGAGAAACATCCAGGAGCAGATCGGACATCGTGCCGACCTGGCTAAATTAACGGTGAATCAGATTCAATATGTGGAGGCAATCCACGAGTTAGGTGAACCGACGATTTCGCAAATTGCTCAGAAATTAGGCATTACCAAGGCCTCTGTCACAACAAGTATGAATAAGCTTGTCAATTTGGGTTACGCAATTAAGCAACAATCATCTTCAGACAAAAGGGTGTATTATATTCAGCTAACGGAGGAAGCAAAGAAGTTGATCTCTACGAAGCACCAGGCGTTGGTTCACTATGCCGAATTTATTCGCGCAGCCTTAACGCCAGAGGAAGCGAAGCAATTTGAAGAGATTCTCCATAAGTTGGTTTACGTATTTAAGCAGGTTTAG
- a CDS encoding cache domain-containing sensor histidine kinase, with the protein MSVSKQRSNQRSNRMMSLIYKLSLKQRIWFSFVVLITTAIISTGSLSYFIAAKVVQSNAFAASQDNVDKAAQIIDDKLKNTGITIRSLMFSDAFKNVMTDVQNHDTTGYYKHLSSMQPVFSQVKFNDEIIQNILIASPIGTIYPINDYRLQPYSFYNSDLYERIKKEKRGFWTAAHPDPFFSGNERVLSLVVEGIQESYPNQSLDVYVVVNIKEKELLRLLNVSDSKSGRTYVLFDNEGKPVVNNAVPDDINIDGLGKLLADKRSDGTEGSFSYLLNKNNYLINYHQLTSVEGWTLYGLQPEAVLLEQMIGIQRTTLLIVAGFIFLSLLFSNLLTGLLLKPLIQLHALMKRVGENDLKVRFQSDYQDEIAQVGFRFNRMIDEIHRLIHDVTVGESEKRKAEMKALTAQIDPHFLYNTLNTIHCKSILGENRDVSEMILSLSEMFQLGLSGGKEWIGLDTELAHVTQYMNIQQKCYEGKFTFDIQVEEPDLLQIQVPRVLLQPLVENSILHGFRNYTTGGHVQIAIRRLGQAHIGITISDNGCGFQDQPSPITMDEKKANRGGFALPNIKKRLQISYGADAEFQIRSLPGEGTTVMLILPIREEVEGRYDETSGD; encoded by the coding sequence ATGAGCGTTTCCAAGCAACGGTCCAACCAACGTTCCAATCGAATGATGTCCCTGATTTATAAGCTATCGCTGAAACAGCGAATCTGGTTCTCTTTTGTCGTTCTGATTACGACAGCCATTATATCGACAGGAAGCTTGTCTTATTTCATCGCCGCCAAGGTTGTTCAATCCAACGCATTCGCGGCTAGTCAAGACAATGTCGATAAGGCTGCGCAAATTATAGACGACAAGTTGAAAAACACCGGTATCACGATCCGGTCCCTTATGTTCAGTGATGCCTTCAAAAATGTGATGACGGACGTCCAAAATCATGACACGACGGGATATTATAAACATCTTTCTTCGATGCAGCCGGTGTTTTCCCAAGTGAAATTTAATGACGAGATCATTCAAAATATATTGATTGCAAGCCCCATTGGAACGATTTACCCTATTAACGATTATAGGTTGCAACCGTATTCATTTTATAATTCTGACCTATATGAGCGGATAAAAAAGGAAAAACGTGGCTTCTGGACGGCGGCTCATCCGGATCCGTTTTTTTCGGGAAACGAGCGTGTGCTGTCCCTTGTCGTGGAAGGGATTCAGGAATCTTACCCGAATCAATCGCTCGACGTTTATGTCGTGGTGAATATCAAAGAAAAAGAGTTGCTGCGGCTTCTGAATGTATCGGATTCGAAATCCGGCAGAACGTATGTCCTTTTTGATAATGAAGGAAAACCCGTTGTAAATAATGCAGTTCCGGACGACATTAACATCGATGGATTGGGGAAGCTGTTGGCCGATAAACGGAGCGACGGGACAGAAGGTTCGTTCTCTTACTTATTGAACAAAAACAACTACTTGATTAATTATCACCAACTTACCTCGGTGGAAGGATGGACCCTGTACGGTTTGCAACCGGAAGCTGTTTTGCTGGAGCAAATGATCGGGATTCAACGTACAACCTTGCTGATTGTCGCCGGGTTTATTTTCCTGTCTCTGCTGTTTTCCAATTTGCTTACAGGACTCCTGCTTAAACCACTGATTCAGCTGCATGCACTGATGAAGCGGGTAGGTGAAAACGATCTGAAGGTCCGCTTTCAAAGCGACTATCAGGACGAGATTGCTCAGGTAGGATTTCGATTTAATCGTATGATTGACGAGATTCATCGGCTGATTCACGACGTGACCGTGGGGGAATCAGAGAAGCGTAAGGCGGAAATGAAGGCGCTGACCGCCCAGATTGACCCTCATTTTTTGTACAATACGTTGAATACCATTCATTGCAAAAGCATCTTGGGTGAAAATCGGGACGTTAGCGAGATGATCCTGTCTCTGTCGGAGATGTTTCAACTTGGACTAAGCGGTGGTAAGGAATGGATCGGGTTGGATACCGAACTAGCCCATGTCACCCAGTATATGAACATTCAGCAAAAATGCTATGAAGGCAAATTTACGTTCGATATCCAAGTGGAAGAACCGGATTTACTGCAAATTCAGGTTCCTCGCGTGCTCCTGCAGCCCTTAGTGGAGAACAGTATTTTGCATGGATTTCGCAACTATACAACGGGCGGACATGTTCAGATTGCTATCCGGCGGTTGGGACAAGCGCATATTGGGATCACCATCTCGGATAATGGATGTGGCTTTCAAGATCAGCCCTCTCCCATCACCATGGATGAGAAGAAGGCGAACCGGGGAGGATTCGCACTACCGAATATAAAGAAAAGACTGCAGATCAGTTACGGGGCGGATGCTGAATTTCAGATACGCAGCTTACCTGGTGAAGGAACGACAGTGATGCTGATCTTGCCAATACGTGAGGAGGTTGAGGGACGGTATGATGAAACTAGTGGTGATTGA
- a CDS encoding response regulator, with protein sequence MMKLVVIDDIRSVLDVVAKKIDWRAHGIEVVGTALDGEEGLQLIEAFRPELVLTDIRMPKQDGLELTRQVLAHSPGSKVIIMSAYTDFSYAQQAIRLGAFDFIKKPFAIEEVLAGVLKAKQAWLDQNQALLQQKEMEVKLKESLPILQQEYMALLIHYRTDESNAMQRWKFLEIDLEPKRLTVLVVEIDHFVDKYQAMPAQEIELVRFALQNIMEETILFYTRGFIFRESLNRFVCILQDEEGLNVTGLAEACCVNIETYTRFTISVGISCTAASVMDLPEAYQQAMRALTFHFYTGGNGAFHYSTLAESAKGGNRYASGKDEDFVFAFRSGNKQKTLELLEEMLQALLAHDPLPEPEYAASVCKELCSKLIRILLEKLNYERIGGLDAQVKALSKEDRNSLSEYRQLLKDIIEQGCRMIMEERTDESKAIIYRSMLYIKEHLSEELSLEHCAKQVNLSWGYFSNLFKKVAGVTFQQFVLTERMERAKVMMLENYQIQEIAAELGYEHRRYFSEVFKKYTGMTPSEFKDSYKPSSNL encoded by the coding sequence ATGATGAAACTAGTGGTGATTGACGATATTCGAAGCGTTCTGGATGTGGTAGCCAAAAAAATAGATTGGAGGGCACACGGCATTGAGGTTGTCGGAACCGCGTTGGACGGAGAAGAAGGCTTACAACTGATTGAAGCTTTTCGGCCGGAGCTGGTCTTAACGGATATTCGTATGCCGAAGCAAGATGGCTTGGAGCTGACGCGTCAAGTCCTTGCGCATTCTCCCGGAAGCAAGGTGATTATCATGAGCGCCTACACCGATTTTTCTTATGCGCAGCAAGCCATTCGGCTGGGTGCGTTTGATTTTATAAAGAAACCCTTTGCGATTGAAGAAGTACTAGCTGGTGTACTCAAGGCCAAGCAAGCATGGCTGGACCAGAATCAAGCGTTGCTTCAACAGAAAGAGATGGAAGTTAAGCTCAAAGAAAGCTTGCCGATCCTCCAACAGGAGTATATGGCGCTGCTGATCCATTATCGAACCGATGAAAGCAACGCCATGCAGCGTTGGAAATTCCTTGAAATTGACCTTGAACCGAAGCGTTTAACCGTGCTAGTCGTGGAAATCGATCATTTTGTCGATAAATACCAGGCGATGCCGGCTCAGGAGATTGAGCTTGTTCGATTTGCTCTTCAGAACATTATGGAAGAAACGATACTTTTCTACACCCGCGGGTTCATTTTTCGTGAGTCATTGAACCGTTTCGTCTGTATTCTTCAGGATGAAGAGGGACTTAACGTAACGGGGCTTGCGGAGGCTTGCTGTGTGAATATTGAGACCTACACGAGATTTACGATTAGTGTGGGCATCAGTTGCACGGCCGCTAGTGTCATGGATCTTCCTGAAGCGTACCAGCAGGCGATGCGAGCGTTGACCTTCCATTTCTATACAGGCGGTAATGGGGCCTTTCATTACAGCACGCTTGCCGAATCCGCCAAAGGCGGTAATCGCTACGCCTCGGGCAAGGATGAGGACTTTGTGTTCGCATTCCGGTCCGGGAATAAACAGAAAACGCTGGAGCTGCTGGAGGAAATGCTGCAGGCGTTGTTAGCTCACGACCCTCTGCCAGAGCCGGAATATGCCGCTTCGGTATGCAAGGAGCTATGCTCCAAGCTGATCCGTATTCTGCTCGAGAAATTGAATTATGAGCGAATTGGGGGGCTGGATGCCCAAGTGAAGGCTCTCAGCAAAGAAGACAGAAACTCGTTGTCCGAGTACAGGCAATTGTTGAAGGATATCATTGAACAAGGATGCAGAATGATTATGGAAGAGCGGACCGATGAATCCAAGGCAATCATTTACCGTTCGATGTTGTATATTAAAGAGCATCTAAGCGAAGAGCTGTCCCTCGAACATTGCGCGAAACAAGTTAATCTAAGTTGGGGATATTTTTCCAATCTATTCAAGAAGGTTGCGGGTGTAACGTTTCAGCAATTCGTACTGACCGAAAGAATGGAAAGAGCGAAGGTGATGATGCTGGAAAACTATCAGATTCAAGAGATCGCGGCAGAGCTCGGCTATGAGCATCGGCGGTATTTTAGCGAAGTATTCAAGAAATATACAGGAATGACACCTTCTGAGTTTAAAGATTCATATAAACCTTCGTCTAACCTGTAA
- a CDS encoding ABC transporter substrate-binding protein, whose product MIKKIAVGTISMALVLSLAACGSNAGDKAKPSESSSSTPAPAPTKLVYWTGDRHDSDYIKSVIEKYNSTNKDGITVEYVVKGDDYNQALDIAFASGQAPDVFRAKENTAQNFYKKGYMAPLDSYLTDDLKKSFPAMEDLNRFDGKMYSLPNYGSTMRLVYNQDLFAKAGITNPPTTLKELVEDAKKITAVGKADGAYGFALNFKNPGSAFDRSGRVIAEASGFGGFGYNFKTGKFDFTGFKDIVQAFKQMKDDGSTLPGMESLDIDPLRAQFAEGKIGMYISYSSEPGVYKTQFPAKIKWAAAPVPTIDGTVKGATGFLGGPWLSISSSTKNKDQAWKFLKYMYTEEVLQTYHEKGFGISMVPSVIAKAKKPDINGIDGFLPNKYDGVWPIQPTVNVQGIKYQDAFLKYMLEGGDFNKVVDDLNKRYNEALDKAVAAGEVKAKVIPDFDPAKLAGTFAK is encoded by the coding sequence ATGATCAAGAAAATTGCGGTTGGAACCATTTCTATGGCATTGGTGTTAAGTTTAGCGGCATGCGGCAGTAACGCAGGCGATAAAGCAAAGCCATCCGAGAGCAGTAGCAGTACACCGGCACCAGCTCCAACGAAGTTAGTGTATTGGACTGGCGACCGTCACGACAGCGACTATATCAAGTCGGTCATTGAAAAGTATAATTCCACGAACAAAGATGGCATTACCGTAGAATATGTAGTGAAAGGTGACGACTACAACCAGGCCCTCGACATCGCTTTCGCTTCCGGTCAAGCACCTGATGTGTTTCGGGCGAAGGAAAATACGGCGCAAAATTTCTACAAAAAAGGGTATATGGCCCCTCTGGACAGCTACCTGACTGACGATCTAAAGAAAAGCTTCCCGGCGATGGAAGACCTTAATCGCTTCGATGGTAAGATGTACAGCTTGCCGAATTATGGCTCGACGATGCGGTTAGTGTACAATCAAGACCTCTTCGCGAAAGCGGGAATCACCAATCCGCCGACTACGTTGAAAGAGCTTGTAGAAGATGCCAAGAAAATTACGGCAGTTGGAAAAGCGGATGGCGCCTATGGTTTTGCACTAAACTTCAAAAATCCGGGAAGCGCCTTTGATCGTTCCGGCCGCGTAATTGCGGAGGCCAGCGGCTTTGGAGGCTTCGGCTACAATTTTAAGACGGGGAAATTTGATTTTACCGGTTTCAAGGATATTGTGCAGGCGTTCAAACAGATGAAGGATGACGGCAGCACATTGCCAGGCATGGAATCCTTGGACATCGACCCGTTACGCGCCCAGTTCGCAGAAGGAAAAATCGGCATGTACATCTCGTATTCCTCGGAACCTGGGGTGTATAAAACCCAATTCCCTGCCAAGATCAAGTGGGCAGCTGCGCCTGTGCCGACGATAGACGGTACGGTGAAAGGTGCAACCGGCTTCTTGGGGGGCCCTTGGCTCTCGATCAGCTCCAGCACGAAAAACAAAGATCAAGCCTGGAAATTCTTGAAATATATGTACACGGAAGAAGTCCTTCAAACGTACCATGAAAAAGGCTTCGGCATCTCGATGGTACCGTCCGTCATTGCCAAAGCAAAGAAACCGGATATTAATGGCATCGACGGATTCCTGCCAAATAAGTATGACGGTGTTTGGCCGATTCAGCCGACTGTCAATGTGCAAGGGATTAAATACCAGGACGCATTCCTGAAGTATATGCTCGAAGGCGGCGACTTCAATAAAGTCGTAGATGACCTGAACAAGCGATATAATGAAGCGCTGGACAAGGCAGTTGCCGCAGGCGAAGTGAAGGCAAAGGTCATTCCGGACTTTGACCCTGCGAAGCTTGCTGGAACGTTTGCGAAATAA
- a CDS encoding carbohydrate ABC transporter permease, which translates to MRTMYRKHFAYSFIAPSLILTLVLGVYPIGWAIRYMFYDYKGYGQERFIGLENFTQLAHDSQFWESVFNTFVYAGGKLLLTLPLALILAVILNTKLRGRQLLRGIFFMPTIISSAVIAVVFFTIFNSYNGILNQFLLKYGVISQKVDWLGPDHAMLTTIIVAAWGAVGNYMLLFLAGLQNIPVDMYESSSLDGANKRQQFWYITLPMLGPVLQMVIMLAIITSLKGYESIMVLTEGGPVGKTEVMYLYVYKLFFPVSTASTVLDQQFGYGSAVGFVTALIVGAVTLVYTLMSRKLNRMY; encoded by the coding sequence ATGAGAACCATGTACAGAAAGCATTTTGCATACAGCTTCATTGCTCCAAGCCTCATTCTCACGCTAGTGCTCGGCGTATATCCAATTGGATGGGCTATTCGCTATATGTTTTACGACTATAAAGGCTATGGGCAAGAGCGATTTATTGGGTTGGAAAACTTTACTCAGTTAGCTCATGACTCTCAATTCTGGGAGTCAGTATTCAACACGTTTGTTTATGCAGGGGGCAAGTTGCTTCTTACGCTTCCCTTGGCGTTGATTTTGGCCGTCATCCTGAATACCAAATTGCGGGGAAGGCAACTGCTCAGGGGTATTTTCTTCATGCCGACCATTATTAGTTCGGCGGTCATCGCCGTCGTATTTTTTACCATCTTCAATTCGTACAATGGTATCCTGAATCAATTTCTTTTAAAGTATGGTGTAATCTCGCAAAAGGTCGATTGGCTAGGACCGGATCATGCCATGCTGACAACGATTATTGTCGCCGCCTGGGGCGCTGTCGGCAATTACATGCTTTTGTTTCTTGCAGGTTTGCAGAATATTCCTGTTGATATGTACGAAAGCTCCTCTTTGGACGGAGCGAATAAACGACAACAATTCTGGTACATTACCCTTCCGATGCTGGGACCCGTCCTGCAAATGGTCATTATGCTGGCGATTATTACCTCGCTGAAGGGCTATGAGAGCATTATGGTCCTTACAGAAGGGGGGCCGGTCGGGAAGACCGAGGTGATGTATTTGTATGTATACAAACTCTTTTTCCCTGTTTCAACGGCTTCAACTGTACTCGACCAGCAGTTTGGATACGGCAGTGCGGTGGGATTCGTTACCGCGTTAATTGTGGGCGCAGTTACGCTGGTGTACACGCTGATGTCCCGAAAATTAAATCGCATGTATTGA
- a CDS encoding carbohydrate ABC transporter permease: MYAFIQRSALWIFLLVVAIVTVFPVAMALLGSFKTNAEIVGGASLLPQHWIGSNYADAWKQAHFSTFSWNSLFVSTATTIGTLIVTAAAAYAVDRFEFAGKKLYVGLQAATMFIAIGAVVLRPQFQLMVKLHLHTSLWGVILILISAHASIFFILLSFMNGIPKELDQAALMDGCNPFTTFWRIILPLLGPGLGVGALFTFRAAWNEYLLPFVFTMNSPKLQTLTVGLAGLRYGATAAAQTNLIMAGACLSILPLLLVYVLANRSFMQMTAGSLKG, from the coding sequence ATGTACGCATTTATTCAGCGTTCTGCATTATGGATATTTCTCCTGGTGGTCGCGATCGTTACCGTCTTTCCGGTTGCTATGGCTTTACTAGGGTCGTTCAAGACGAATGCCGAGATTGTCGGCGGGGCTAGCCTTCTTCCGCAGCATTGGATTGGAAGCAACTATGCGGATGCCTGGAAGCAAGCCCACTTCTCCACGTTTTCCTGGAACAGTTTATTTGTCAGCACCGCCACAACCATAGGCACTTTAATTGTGACAGCAGCAGCAGCCTACGCCGTAGATCGGTTTGAATTCGCAGGCAAAAAGCTGTACGTTGGGCTGCAGGCTGCAACCATGTTTATTGCCATTGGGGCTGTCGTACTCCGTCCCCAATTCCAATTGATGGTGAAGCTTCATCTGCATACGTCGCTATGGGGCGTTATTCTGATCCTGATTAGCGCGCATGCATCGATTTTTTTCATTCTGCTCAGCTTTATGAATGGCATTCCGAAGGAATTGGATCAAGCTGCGCTAATGGACGGGTGTAATCCGTTTACAACTTTTTGGCGAATTATTTTGCCTCTCCTTGGTCCCGGGCTTGGTGTCGGGGCGTTATTCACCTTTCGTGCAGCCTGGAATGAATATTTGCTGCCTTTCGTCTTTACGATGAACAGCCCCAAATTGCAAACGTTAACGGTAGGGCTTGCCGGGCTGCGTTATGGTGCTACCGCTGCCGCCCAAACGAATTTAATTATGGCCGGGGCATGCTTGTCGATTCTTCCACTTCTATTGGTATACGTGCTTGCCAACCGCTCATTCATGCAGATGACGGCAGGGTCCTTGAAAGGTTAG
- a CDS encoding glycoside hydrolase family 130 protein, whose protein sequence is MSTPLIGKLQSSTVIQRYPSNPVLQASDVPYAPALVFNAGVAKYQGRYVMVFRNDYGNPATHTLEPSSTTNLGIAFSSDGIHWDVQNRPCFGLNDEEIIRTYDPRLTVIDGRCYMCFAVDTRHGLRGGIAVTEDFEHFEVLHLTVPDNRNMVLFPEKIGGHYVRLERPFPVYSRGGLDRFDIWLSESPDLRYWGNSDLVLGVEHVPYANDKIGPAAPPIKTEKGWLTTIHAVDLDPSRGKNGWEDSWRKRYTAGLMLLDLDNPKKVVGLYREPLIAPEASYETSGGFRNDVIFPGGMILEDNGEVKIYYGAADTVECLATAHVDDLVKLCLEGGSL, encoded by the coding sequence GTGTCTACTCCACTCATTGGTAAACTTCAATCCAGTACCGTTATTCAGAGGTACCCGAGTAATCCTGTGTTACAAGCAAGCGACGTTCCTTACGCCCCCGCGCTCGTATTTAATGCCGGGGTGGCCAAATACCAAGGCCGTTACGTCATGGTGTTCCGCAACGATTATGGCAATCCCGCTACGCATACGCTTGAACCGAGCTCGACGACAAATCTAGGGATCGCGTTCAGCAGCGATGGTATTCATTGGGACGTTCAGAACCGTCCGTGCTTCGGTCTCAATGATGAAGAGATTATTCGTACCTACGACCCGAGGTTGACGGTGATCGATGGCCGTTGCTATATGTGCTTCGCCGTTGACACACGTCACGGACTTCGCGGAGGCATTGCCGTTACCGAGGATTTCGAACATTTTGAAGTCCTGCATTTAACCGTTCCGGATAATCGGAATATGGTACTCTTTCCTGAAAAAATTGGCGGGCATTATGTTCGTCTGGAGCGTCCGTTCCCTGTTTATAGTCGCGGAGGCCTTGACCGCTTTGACATCTGGTTATCCGAATCCCCGGATCTGAGGTATTGGGGGAATTCCGATCTGGTGCTTGGTGTGGAGCATGTTCCCTACGCGAATGATAAAATCGGTCCTGCCGCTCCTCCGATCAAGACAGAAAAGGGATGGTTGACGACGATTCATGCCGTTGATCTGGACCCGTCCCGCGGTAAGAACGGATGGGAGGATTCCTGGCGCAAAAGATATACGGCTGGCTTGATGCTGCTGGATCTGGATAATCCCAAAAAGGTCGTCGGTCTGTATCGTGAGCCTCTGATTGCACCCGAAGCGAGTTATGAAACAAGCGGAGGCTTCCGCAACGATGTCATTTTCCCAGGTGGCATGATCCTTGAAGATAACGGTGAAGTCAAAATATATTACGGTGCTGCCGATACGGTAGAGTGTCTGGCCACCGCCCATGTGGATGACCTTGTGAAGCTGTGCCTCGAAGGCGGAAGCCTCTAG
- a CDS encoding alpha-L-fucosidase, whose translation MHKQRSDDVYEQRLERIKWFRDARFGMFIHWGLYAIPARGEWVRSMERMSIEDYQTYFDEFDPLRYQPRVWAQLAKEAGMKYAVLTAKHHDGFCLFDSQYTEYKATNTPAKRDLVREFVEAFREEGLKVGLYYSLLDWHHPDYPAYGDRQHPMRDHPDYREVQHEFPRYVDYMHAQVEELLSGYGRIDIMWFDFSYPGFSGEAWRATELVNKVRALQPHILIDNRLGGDMHAEHPVAYAGDFAGPEQGVPRHPVTDELARRLPWESCITLNNSWGYHAQDWRYKTAQDVIRTLVNCVSKNGNLLVNVSPTAKGEIPQKAQSILREVGEWLLRNGESIYGCGEAVDQPKPEWGRYTQREHILYAHLMEQVIGHVSLEGLRGKIKKARVLADGSEVVITPFWNVAVDSFDGPDDIFMNFGYPAQETYPLPDPRDTVIALELKQV comes from the coding sequence ATGCATAAGCAACGTTCAGATGATGTGTATGAGCAGAGACTAGAGAGAATCAAGTGGTTCCGTGATGCTCGCTTCGGTATGTTTATCCACTGGGGGTTATACGCTATTCCTGCAAGGGGGGAATGGGTCCGTTCGATGGAAAGGATGAGCATAGAGGACTATCAGACGTATTTCGACGAATTTGATCCACTCCGATATCAGCCTAGGGTATGGGCTCAGCTGGCCAAGGAGGCGGGGATGAAATATGCGGTATTAACGGCCAAGCACCATGATGGCTTTTGCTTATTTGACAGCCAGTACACCGAGTACAAAGCAACAAACACACCAGCGAAGCGGGATCTGGTGAGAGAATTCGTCGAAGCCTTCCGTGAGGAGGGGCTCAAGGTGGGGCTGTATTACTCCCTGCTCGACTGGCATCACCCAGACTACCCTGCCTATGGAGACAGGCAGCACCCGATGAGGGATCATCCTGATTATCGGGAGGTACAGCATGAGTTTCCTCGATATGTCGACTATATGCATGCCCAGGTCGAGGAGCTGCTCTCGGGCTACGGTAGGATCGATATCATGTGGTTCGACTTCTCCTATCCAGGCTTCTCTGGGGAAGCATGGCGCGCAACGGAGCTCGTGAACAAGGTTCGGGCGCTGCAGCCGCATATTCTGATCGATAATCGTTTGGGTGGAGATATGCATGCAGAGCATCCTGTGGCGTATGCTGGAGACTTCGCGGGGCCGGAGCAGGGAGTCCCTCGGCATCCTGTGACTGATGAGCTGGCGCGCCGACTTCCATGGGAGTCCTGCATTACGCTGAATAATAGCTGGGGTTATCACGCACAGGATTGGAGATACAAGACAGCACAAGATGTCATTAGAACGTTAGTAAATTGTGTGAGCAAGAACGGCAATTTGCTAGTGAACGTCAGCCCAACCGCCAAGGGAGAGATTCCCCAGAAGGCCCAGTCCATTCTGAGAGAGGTAGGCGAATGGCTCCTGAGGAATGGGGAGAGCATCTATGGCTGCGGAGAGGCGGTAGATCAGCCCAAGCCGGAGTGGGGACGGTATACGCAGCGTGAACATATTCTCTATGCCCACCTGATGGAACAGGTGATAGGCCATGTGAGTCTCGAGGGTTTAAGAGGCAAAATAAAGAAGGCAAGGGTACTTGCGGACGGCTCGGAGGTTGTCATCACTCCTTTCTGGAATGTGGCGGTAGATTCGTTTGATGGGCCAGATGATATCTTTATGAACTTTGGTTACCCTGCGCAGGAAACCTATCCGCTCCCCGACCCGAGAGATACGGTCATCGCGCTGGAGCTCAAGCAGGTGTAA